In Streptococcus parapneumoniae, the genomic stretch CCTTTCTTAACGACAACTGGATGTTCTGCAGTTCCTCGAATCACAACACCAGGCTCAACTTCAACACCCTTGTCCAAGATAGCATATTCGACCTGAGCTCCTTCTCCAATAACAACACGAGGGAAGAGCAGGCTATCTTTAACCAAGCTATCCTTGTGGACATGAATATTACGTGATAGAACAGAATTAGCCACTTGACCTTCAATGATACTACCAGAAGCAAACTGAGAAGTACTTACCTTAGATGTATTGGCATAGTAAGTTGGCTCTTCGTTTTTAACCTTTGTATAAATCTTTTGATTTGGTGAGAAGAGAGAGTAGAATTTTTGTGATTCAAGCATATCTTTGTTAGATTGATAATAAGACTCTACAGAGTGAATATTTGCCAGATAACCTGTGTACTCGTAGGCAAAAGCCTCTTCTTTTGCAGCCAAATCCCGTAAAACATAGCGCAACTTCTCTGGATGTTCTTTCTTAGCTTCTTCTTCTAAGCGTTCAATCAACCAAGGTGTATCAACGACAAAGATATCTGTAGACATGTTATAGATTTGATCTGGTAACTTGCTATCAAAGAGTTTATGAGAACGAACATGGTCTGTTTCATCCACTTCCAAGATTGCGTTTACTTCTGAAATGTCTTTCTTAGCTAGTTTTTTATAAACTACAGTGATAGGCCCTTTTGTTGTACTATGTAGATGGAAAACTTGGTTCAAATCAATATTAATCAAAACATCACAGTTGAGGGCAACTGTTTGGTTGGAGCCAGAACGTTTCAAATAAGTAAGAAGCTGTTGGTAGTATTCTTTTCCAACTGTGCTACTTTCTACACGGGTATTGTAAATACCTAGATAATAGTGACTGAGAAGAGTTGATAAGCCCCACTCACGTCCTGAACGGATATGGTCAAAGACAGAACTGATATTATCTTGTTGGAAAATACCAAAGATACTACGGACACCTGCATTAGCAAGACTTGAAAGCGGGAAGTCAATCAAGCGATATTTACCACCAAATGGCAAACTAGCTACTGGACGGTGGTCTGTCAGTGTTGACATATCATGAAAACCAACTGTATTTCCTAAAATGGCTGAATATTTATCAATCTTCATCTGTTGCTACCCCCACTACTTCATTATATCCTACAACTTGTACTTCTTCTGTTCCATCAATTTCGACACCGTCAGAAATAACTGCACCTTCACCAATAATGGCACGTTTAATTTTAGCTCCCTGACCAACAATTGCACCACTCATGATAACTGAATCTACTACTTCTGCCCCTTCGCGAACTTGCGCACCTGTTGAAAGGATAGAATGTTTAACAGTTCCATCTACAAAACAGCCATCAACAACCAAGGAATCTTCCACATGAGCATTTGCCCCAAGGAAGTTTGGTGGTGAAATTAAGTTTCTTGAGTAAATCTTCCATTGACGGTTACGGCTGTCCAAGGCATTCTCTGGAGAAATGTACTCCATATTTGCTTCCCAAAGTGACTCAATGGTACCAACATCTTTCCAGTAGCCATTAAACTCATATGCATAGACACTTTCACCTGACTCAAGGTAATTTGGAATGACATTTTTACCAAAATCTGACATATCTACATTGCTCTTTTCAGCAGCAACAAGCATATTGCGCAGACGTTGCCAATCAAAGATGTAAATACCCATAGAAGCCTTTGTAGATTTTGGTTGTGCTGGCTTTTCTTCAAATTCAACAATGCGGTTATTGGCATCTGTGTTCATAATACCAAAACGGCTAGCTTCTTTTAGAGGAACATCAAGAACTGCTACTGTCAAACTAGCATTATTATCCTTGTGTGACTGGAGCATATCATCATAGTCCATTTTATAGATGTGGTCCCCAGACAGAATCAAGACATACTCAGGATTGACACTGTCGATATAGTCAATATTTTGGTAAATAGCGTGACTAGTCCCTTCGAACCAACGATTTCCTTCACTTGCAGAATACGGTTGAAGAATAGAGACACCAGAATTGATACCGTCTAGTCCCCAGCTTGAACCATTCCCAATATGGTTATTGAGAGCAAGAGGTTGGTACTGTGTAATGACTCCAACATTGTGAATCCCTGAGTTGGCACAGTTTGAAAGAGCAAAGTCAATGATACGGTAGCGCCCACCAAATTGCACAGCTGGTTTTGCAAGGTTTTGAGTGAGTTTTCCGAGACGAGTTCCTTGCCCACCAGCAAGAATCAAAGCTAACATTTCATTCTTCATTTTCTACTCCTTTTTGGTTTTTATTTGTGACGGTTTTTGCAGATTTCAAGCGGCGTTTGATTTTCCAAACACTTGCTCCCATAGCCGGTAGGGTAAAGGTCAAGGTCTGCTCATAATCTTTCCATAGTCCTTCTTGCGTTTGAACAGTTTGATTATGTTCTTTCCAAACGCCTCCCCACTCTTCTAACTCAGTATTCCAGACTTCTTCATAAATCCCTGCAATAGGCAGTCCAATTGTAAAATCTTTTCGTTCAACAGGTGCCATATTAAAGACGCAGACTAGCATGTCGCCCTTCTTACCCTTACGGATGAAGGAAAGAACACTCTGGTCTCGATTATCCGCATCAATGATTTCAATACCATCATAGCTGGTATCAATTTCCCACAGACAGCGGTTGTCTTTGTAAAACTGGTTTAGCTGAGAAGTGAAATACTTCATCTTAGCATTCATTGGGTCTTCTAGGTTAGACCATTCTAGTTGTTCTTCAGATTTCCATTCTAGGAATTGACCGTATTCGCTACCCATGAAGAGCAATTTCTTACCAGGGTGACAAATTTGGTAAGTGTAGAGATTGCGTAAGCCTGCGAATTGATTGTAACGATCTCCCCACATCTTATGCATCATACTCTTCTTACCATGAACCACTTCATCGTGCGAGAATGGCAAGAGATAGTTTTCATTGAAAACATACATAAAGCTGAAAGTCACCAAATTAAAGTCATATTTACGATAAATCGGATCTTCTTCGTAGAAACGGAGGATATCATTCATCCAGCCCATGTTCCATTTGTAGTCAAATCCTAGACCACCAAGCTCTTTCATTCCCGTAATCTTGGTTGCAGACGAACTTTCTTCTGCAATCATCATCACATCTGGATATTCTAACTTAATAATCTCATTCAAGCGTTGAAGGAAATAATAACCTTCATAGTTGAGATTTCCCCCATCTTTATTAGGTGTCCATGGAGCATCATCATAGTCCAAATAAAGCATGTTGCTAACAGCATCCACACGAATACCATCCAAATGATAGACATCGATCCAATGCTTAATACAAGAAATTAAGAAGGACTGGACTTCATTTTTTCCAAGGTCAAAATTAAGGGCACCCCAACCATAGTTATGAGCCTTATTATGGTCTTGGTATTCAAAAGTCGGTGTCCCATCATAATAGGCTAAGGCATCATCGTTGATGGTAAAGTGACCTGGTACCCAGTCCACAATAACCCCAATATTATTGATATGACACTCCTCTACAAAATCTTGAAACTCCTCTGGTCGGCCATAAGCATACTCTAAAGCGAAGCAACCCATAAGCTGATAACCCCAACTCAAACCTAGTGGATGGGACATCAAGGGCATAAACTCAATATGAGTATAGTTCATTTCAACGAGATAAGGAATGAGTTCATCCTTGAGCTGGGCAAAACTATAAGGACTGCCATCAGGATTTCTTTTCCATGATCCAGCGTGAACTTCATAGATATTGACAGGACGTTCAGCAAAGCCCCAACGTTTTCTTCGTGCCAGCCAAAGTCCATCCTTCCATTTCTTTTCTGGAAGCTCTGTTACGATTGCCCCTGTTCCTGGACGCGCCTCATATCTGACAGCAAAAGGGTCAATCTTCATCAGTTGATGACCATTTTGACGTGTGACATGATATTTGTAAATATGCCCTTCTTGAGCCATGTTGGTAAAGACTTCCCAGACCCCAAAGTCATTTCTTACCATTGGAATCTGACCCTCAATCCAGTTGGTAAAATCCCCCACCAAGTGGACAGCCTGAGCATTGGGAGCCCATACACGAAATGTATAACCATACTCTCCATTTAGCTCTTCCCTATGTGCTCCTAGATAATGCTGAAGGTGAAAATTTTCTCCTGTCATAAAGGTGCGCAAAGCTTCTCTTTTATCCATAATACCTCCCCTTTTCTGTAAGCGTTTTCTATGTTTTTATTATACTACCTTTTTAGAGAAGATTCAAGTAAATTACTATACTTCTTTAAAATTATTTTGAAAATCTACAAAAAGTTCACTTTCTCGTTCAATTGTAAAGCAATATTTTTTCAAAAAAATGTGAAAACGCCTTTCTTTTCTCTACTATAATACCAAAAAGTTCGTATTTTTGCTACCAATATTATTTTTTTATAGCAAAAAATAAAACCAGGAAAATAATTTCCTGATTTTACACGTTTGATGAAAGTATTTATCAAATTTTCTATACAAGTGAGTTGTTAGCTAAGCTCTTTCTATTCGTTCACTTCCAATGATGTGTTAGAATAGCGAGATAGATGGTCTTTATAAAACACTCAAGACGGCTAGACTAATATCATCTAAAACATTATCTTCTTTTGAACGACTATTAGTTACCAACATAGCTAAATTTCCTGCATTTTCAAATTGATAGGGTTCTGATTTAGCATTCACAACCACCAAGAGGTGTTCTTTCCCATGAACTTCATAGATAAGGCAGCCGCTATGTTCAATCGCGGAATGCACAAAGACATGATGGTAAATTTCATCATAGCTAGAGTAAGAAAAGGCACCAGTTTTTGTCTTCAATCGGATGACTTGACGAATAAATTCAATACTGTCTTGACGCTCATTGATCAAATCCCAGTTGACTTGGTTCACACTGTCAGGAGCATTATAGCTATTCATCGCACGCTCTCTATCATCATGTGTCAACTCACCATTCTCACCAGTCGCAACCAGTTTGGTACGACCAAATTCTTGACCGATTTCCATAAAGGCCATCCCCTGCATGAGTAGATTCATGGCTGTGGCTGTCTCAACCTTGCGCATGATTTGTTCTGAACTTTGGTCTGGATGAAGGGTTGCCAATAAATCGTGAAGATTGTAATTGTCATGGGCTTCCACATAGTTAAGCACCTGATTGGGATGTGTATAGGTTCCTAATTCACGACTTCCTAGGATTGCTTTAGCTAGAATTGGCTCTGTCGCAGCACCACTGACAAAACCTGACTTGATAGCACCGTAAACTTCTCCACCTTTGACAGCATCACGCTGATTGTCATTAAAGAAACCAATATTTGGCATTTCGTAGGCGTTGTCTTTCTTAGCCTTATCATAAGGGGCAAGGCCTGTTCCCATATCCCATCCTTCTCCATAGAGGATAATGTTAGGGTCGATTTCATCCAAGCTCTGACGAATCATCTGCATGGTCTTGACATCATGAATCCCCATCAAGTCAAAACGGAAGCCGTCAATATTGTATTCCTGCACCCAGTATAGAAGAGAATCAATCATATACTTGCGGAACATTTCGTGTTCACTGGCTGTTTCATTTCCAACACCCGTTCCATTCTGGAAGGTACCGTCTGGATTCATACGATAATAGTAATCAGGGACTGTTGTTTGGAAAGGTGCATCAACAACTGAGAAGGTATGGTTATAGACCACATCCATAATAACACCAATACCCGCATCGTGGTAAGCTTGAACCATGGTCTTCAAATCACGAATGACCTGAGCTGGATCCTCTGGATTAGTTGAAAAACTAGTTTCTGGCGCGTTATAGTTTTGTGGGTCATAACCCCAGTTGTAGGTTACATTCCCGTCCTCATCGTATTCTTTGTGACGGTCTGCAATTGGTTGCAACTGAACATAATTGTAGCCCAACTTCTTGATGTGATCAAAAGCAGTTGACTGATCGTACTGGTTAACCGTTCCAGTCTGAGCAGCACCCAAGAACGTTCCTCGAAGATGTTCATCCACACCTGAGGTCGGTGATTGGGTCAAATCACGAATATGCATTTCACAAATAACTGCCTTACATGGATTTTCCAAACGCCAAGCAGCATCAGAACCATGCTTGACCTCGAAATTTTCAACCTGCTTTTCTGCATGGTTCAGAATAGCAGAACGTTTGCCATCAGGACTGGTCGCAATGGTGTAAGGATCGCGTGTCAGTGTTTGGTGATGAGGGAATTGGACCTGATACTGATAAGCCTTACCAGTCAAATCTTCCTCAACATCCAAACTCCAGACACCAATAGTATTGTCCTTATGGTTATAAGAGTAGCGATTGCCTCTCTCCATATCAAAAGTCTTCCAAACAGGTGCATCATTAGTAGCTGATTCATAAACCACAACCTGCACTGCTGTCGCTGTTGGTGACCAAAGGGAAAAATGAGCCTGATTGTCCTCTACACGGCAACCCAATTCCCCTTGGTAGCCCCAATGATGGTCAAAACTAGCACTGTTAATGGCCTTATCAAAGGCAAAAGGATTTTGATTTTTATAGAAAGAACTGGCAATAGCAGGATTTTCAGAGTAATAAATCCGATCATCGCCTTCCAAAATCCAGACCTCTGTTAATAGGGGATAGTGATTAAAACGGATAGCATATTCTTTACTAGTTTGACCTGTATGAACCACAAAATTCAAACTTTCTAAGGGATGAGCGCTTGGGTGTTCAAAGCTAAATAAGGCTCCAAAATAATCTTCTTGGTAAGTTAGTAAATCAATTCGTTGATCCTTACTCTTTACAAAAGAGCAAGTGTCATATTCACCATTCTTGCGATGGTAATGAATGCGCATAGGGTAAGTATACATTTTTATTTTTCCTTTTTATTTTATTTCTGTTTCACTAATAAATTCTTGACCAATCTCGTCTCAATTAACAGACATAGTCAAATGATCCAAACTCTGTTTTTAAACGATCATTACAAACTTTCTAGCCATGCCTCGTCTCTAACCTCAATACCAAGTTCTTGTGCCTTTTGAAGTTTACTTCCAGCATCTGCTCCTGCAACAACAAGATCGGTCTTTTTAGAAACACTGCCTGTTACTTTTGCACCCAGACTTTCGAGTTTACTTTTAGCTTCTGAGCGCTTGAGACGTTCTAATTTTCCAGTCAATACCACGGTCAAGCCTGACAAGGCTGCATCCGCTACTACTGTCTGACCTTTATAATCCAAATTGACCCCAGCTTCTTTCAATTCTCTGAAGAGAATTTCAGAGCCTTCTGTCGCAAAATAAGTCTGGAGACTTTTGGCAATCACGCCACCCAGACTTTCAATACTAGCCACTTCCTCTGGATCTGCCTGAGCCAGATTTTCAATTGAATGGAAATGTTGAAGTAAGAGCTGACTGGCCTTGCTTCCTACATGGCGAATTCCCAAACCAAATAAGAGCTTCTCGGCAGAATTTTCCTTAGATGCTTGAATGGCCTGATACAGTTTAGAAGCAGACTTTTCCTTGACCCCCTCTAAAAGAAGGAAATCTTCTTCTTGTAATCGGTAAATATCCGCCACATCCTTGACTAGATTGGCAGCAAAAAGCTTCTCAACAATAGATGGACCAAGGCCTGTAATATTCATAGCATCTCGAGAGGCAAAGTGAATCAAACCTTCCATGATTTGAGCAGGGCAACGCGGATTGATACAACGCAGGGCCACTTCATCTTCAAAGTGCAACAAGTCAGAGTCACAACTTGGACAGTTTGTAGGAATATCTAGTTTCTCTTCAGAAACCCGTTTGGACTCTACCACGCGTAAAACGGCAGGGATGATGTCCCCGGCCTTATAGACGATGACCGTGTCGTCTTTACGGATATCTTTTTCAGCAATATAATCCACATTGTGCAGGGTCGCACGACTAACTGTTGTACCAGCTAGCTGAACAGGAGTCAGATTTGCAGTTGGGGTTACAACACCCGTACGGCCAACTGTCCAATCAACTGATAAGAGTTGAGCTTCTTTTTCCTCAGCAGGAAACTTGTAGGCTACTGCCCACTTTGGAGCCTTAACGGTAAAACCAAGTTCTTCTTGACTTGCCAGGTCATTGACCTTAATCACCACACCATCGATATCATAAGGCAGATTGTCCCGTTCCTCTCCTACTTCTTGGATAAAATCCCAGATTTCATCTATGTTTTCAGCCAAAATCCGCTTAGGATTGACTACAAAACCGAGCTGTTCTAGGTGCTTCAAAACCTTTTCTTGGCTGTCACGAGTTGAAGGGCTGACTTCCTGATAGAGAAACGTTGCAAGATTACGCTTGGCTACTACTGCTGTATCCAACTGACGCAGGGTGCCTGCTGCCGCATTACGAGGATTGGCAAATTCAGGCTCTCCATTTTCTTGGCGAGCTTGGTTGACCTGGTCAAAAGAAGCGCGTGGCATGTAACATTCCCCACGAACGGTGATATCTAGTTCTTCTGGCAAAGTTAAGGGAATATCCTTGACGCGTTTGAGGTTTTCTGTGATATTTTCACCAATTGAACCATCTCCACGTGTTGCCCCAGCAAGCAAAATCCCCTTTTCATAAGTTAGCGAGATAGATAAGCCATCGATTTTCAGCTCACAAATATAGGTCGGATGAGCCACTTCCTTACGAACACGCGCATCAAAAGCTTCAAGCTCCTCACGTGAAAAAGCATCCTGCAAACTATAAAGAGGATACTGATGACTGTATTTTTCAAAACAATCTAAAACCTTGCCACCAACACGATGGGTCGGACTATCTGCTAACACTTGATCTGGATAGGCAGTTTCTAACTCGACCAACTCACGGTAAAGACGGTCGTACTCACTGTCTGAAACCGATGGATTATCGCTGGTATAGTACTCAGTCGCATAGCGATTGAGTAAGGCGACTAACTCATTCATTCTTTTATTCATAAGACCATTTTACCATAAACTAAGCCCTCCTCACAAACGAGAAGGGCGGAAAAAACACTTAGTTTGAAATTATTTTTGAAACTCAAGCAGCCTTATATCAATTTTTCAAAATGAGTTCGAACATATCCGAGAGCTAAGAAAGATAAGACTACAACTCCAAGTCCAATAATCAAGAAAGAATAAAGATGAACACTTGGAAGAAAGGTCATCAAACCTGTTGCAATTGGCATAAAAAGTATAGCTAAGGTATAAATCGAACTGAGAACTCTACCAAGATATTCACCTTCAACCTTGGTTTGTACCTGAGTAAAAAAGTGAATATTGAAAATCGTCATAAATAATTCACAAATGAAATTCCCTGAAAAAGTCAGATAGGATGGGAGAGTGAAACCCATTATCATCACTCCAAGTCCAGTCAAAGCCAATAAAAACAGAAGCATTTCCATACTGGCTTTAATCTTACTAGCTAGTAGGGCCCCAACAATAGAACCGATAGCACCCATTGTTAAAATAGTGGCATAGGCACCTTGTACTCCATAGAGCTGATTTGAAAAGGGAAGGAGGTAATTAAAAGCTGCAAAGAAAAAAT encodes the following:
- a CDS encoding glucose-1-phosphate adenylyltransferase, with translation MKNEMLALILAGGQGTRLGKLTQNLAKPAVQFGGRYRIIDFALSNCANSGIHNVGVITQYQPLALNNHIGNGSSWGLDGINSGVSILQPYSASEGNRWFEGTSHAIYQNIDYIDSVNPEYVLILSGDHIYKMDYDDMLQSHKDNNASLTVAVLDVPLKEASRFGIMNTDANNRIVEFEEKPAQPKSTKASMGIYIFDWQRLRNMLVAAEKSNVDMSDFGKNVIPNYLESGESVYAYEFNGYWKDVGTIESLWEANMEYISPENALDSRNRQWKIYSRNLISPPNFLGANAHVEDSLVVDGCFVDGTVKHSILSTGAQVREGAEVVDSVIMSGAIVGQGAKIKRAIIGEGAVISDGVEIDGTEEVQVVGYNEVVGVATDED
- the pulA gene encoding type I pullulanase, with the protein product MYTYPMRIHYHRKNGEYDTCSFVKSKDQRIDLLTYQEDYFGALFSFEHPSAHPLESLNFVVHTGQTSKEYAIRFNHYPLLTEVWILEGDDRIYYSENPAIASSFYKNQNPFAFDKAINSASFDHHWGYQGELGCRVEDNQAHFSLWSPTATAVQVVVYESATNDAPVWKTFDMERGNRYSYNHKDNTIGVWSLDVEEDLTGKAYQYQVQFPHHQTLTRDPYTIATSPDGKRSAILNHAEKQVENFEVKHGSDAAWRLENPCKAVICEMHIRDLTQSPTSGVDEHLRGTFLGAAQTGTVNQYDQSTAFDHIKKLGYNYVQLQPIADRHKEYDEDGNVTYNWGYDPQNYNAPETSFSTNPEDPAQVIRDLKTMVQAYHDAGIGVIMDVVYNHTFSVVDAPFQTTVPDYYYRMNPDGTFQNGTGVGNETASEHEMFRKYMIDSLLYWVQEYNIDGFRFDLMGIHDVKTMQMIRQSLDEIDPNIILYGEGWDMGTGLAPYDKAKKDNAYEMPNIGFFNDNQRDAVKGGEVYGAIKSGFVSGAATEPILAKAILGSRELGTYTHPNQVLNYVEAHDNYNLHDLLATLHPDQSSEQIMRKVETATAMNLLMQGMAFMEIGQEFGRTKLVATGENGELTHDDRERAMNSYNAPDSVNQVNWDLINERQDSIEFIRQVIRLKTKTGAFSYSSYDEIYHHVFVHSAIEHSGCLIYEVHGKEHLLVVVNAKSEPYQFENAGNLAMLVTNSRSKEDNVLDDISLAVLSVL
- the glgB gene encoding 1,4-alpha-glucan branching protein GlgB, whose amino-acid sequence is MDKREALRTFMTGENFHLQHYLGAHREELNGEYGYTFRVWAPNAQAVHLVGDFTNWIEGQIPMVRNDFGVWEVFTNMAQEGHIYKYHVTRQNGHQLMKIDPFAVRYEARPGTGAIVTELPEKKWKDGLWLARRKRWGFAERPVNIYEVHAGSWKRNPDGSPYSFAQLKDELIPYLVEMNYTHIEFMPLMSHPLGLSWGYQLMGCFALEYAYGRPEEFQDFVEECHINNIGVIVDWVPGHFTINDDALAYYDGTPTFEYQDHNKAHNYGWGALNFDLGKNEVQSFLISCIKHWIDVYHLDGIRVDAVSNMLYLDYDDAPWTPNKDGGNLNYEGYYFLQRLNEIIKLEYPDVMMIAEESSSATKITGMKELGGLGFDYKWNMGWMNDILRFYEEDPIYRKYDFNLVTFSFMYVFNENYLLPFSHDEVVHGKKSMMHKMWGDRYNQFAGLRNLYTYQICHPGKKLLFMGSEYGQFLEWKSEEQLEWSNLEDPMNAKMKYFTSQLNQFYKDNRCLWEIDTSYDGIEIIDADNRDQSVLSFIRKGKKGDMLVCVFNMAPVERKDFTIGLPIAGIYEEVWNTELEEWGGVWKEHNQTVQTQEGLWKDYEQTLTFTLPAMGASVWKIKRRLKSAKTVTNKNQKGVENEE
- the ligA gene encoding NAD-dependent DNA ligase LigA translates to MNKRMNELVALLNRYATEYYTSDNPSVSDSEYDRLYRELVELETAYPDQVLADSPTHRVGGKVLDCFEKYSHQYPLYSLQDAFSREELEAFDARVRKEVAHPTYICELKIDGLSISLTYEKGILLAGATRGDGSIGENITENLKRVKDIPLTLPEELDITVRGECYMPRASFDQVNQARQENGEPEFANPRNAAAGTLRQLDTAVVAKRNLATFLYQEVSPSTRDSQEKVLKHLEQLGFVVNPKRILAENIDEIWDFIQEVGEERDNLPYDIDGVVIKVNDLASQEELGFTVKAPKWAVAYKFPAEEKEAQLLSVDWTVGRTGVVTPTANLTPVQLAGTTVSRATLHNVDYIAEKDIRKDDTVIVYKAGDIIPAVLRVVESKRVSEEKLDIPTNCPSCDSDLLHFEDEVALRCINPRCPAQIMEGLIHFASRDAMNITGLGPSIVEKLFAANLVKDVADIYRLQEEDFLLLEGVKEKSASKLYQAIQASKENSAEKLLFGLGIRHVGSKASQLLLQHFHSIENLAQADPEEVASIESLGGVIAKSLQTYFATEGSEILFRELKEAGVNLDYKGQTVVADAALSGLTVVLTGKLERLKRSEAKSKLESLGAKVTGSVSKKTDLVVAGADAGSKLQKAQELGIEVRDEAWLESL
- the glgD gene encoding glucose-1-phosphate adenylyltransferase subunit GlgD, yielding MKIDKYSAILGNTVGFHDMSTLTDHRPVASLPFGGKYRLIDFPLSSLANAGVRSIFGIFQQDNISSVFDHIRSGREWGLSTLLSHYYLGIYNTRVESSTVGKEYYQQLLTYLKRSGSNQTVALNCDVLINIDLNQVFHLHSTTKGPITVVYKKLAKKDISEVNAILEVDETDHVRSHKLFDSKLPDQIYNMSTDIFVVDTPWLIERLEEEAKKEHPEKLRYVLRDLAAKEEAFAYEYTGYLANIHSVESYYQSNKDMLESQKFYSLFSPNQKIYTKVKNEEPTYYANTSKVSTSQFASGSIIEGQVANSVLSRNIHVHKDSLVKDSLLFPRVVIGEGAQVEYAILDKGVEVEPGVVIRGTAEHPVVVKKGSKVTEDIHS